The following nucleotide sequence is from bacterium.
TTCAAACACTTGGAACTATTGGTAATTTAGATGTTTTAGAACCTTTGCTGAATGGAATCAATGATAGTTCTCCAGATGTTAAAAATGCCTGCCTGGTGGCATTACAAAAAATTGATGAAAAATTCTATCGCAAAAATATTGTGGATAGTAGTGAGGTGTGAAATTAAACATTTCCCAATAGTTCTAATTTTTGTGCCTTCTTGCAGGTAATCTCTCATTTCACTGACCTTTTACTGCAGGTTAAAATTTTTCTTGACAATTAGATAAATTTAGTGTTACAATCTGTCATTAAATATCAAAAGGGGTCAGACCCTATTTACAAAAAGGAGAAAAAATTATGATAGAATTACCAAAAGAAAAATATACTGGTAAAATTGGTGAAGTCGTTATTGGCAAAGATTTAAAGGTTGGCGGCGAAAATACCTTTCCTTTTTATACCTTCGAAGGGGATTTGCCAAATGAACCCAGAATCGCATTGGAAGTCTATGACATCGAGCCAAGAGACTGGCCACAGGCTTGCCTTGAGCCATTTAAAGAGGTGGTTTCTGACCCGGTTGCCTGGGCAAAAAAATGCGTAGAATACGGGGCGGATATGATTTGTGTTCAATTGATTGGCACTGACCCAACCGCTGAGAATAAATCCGCGGAAGAAGCCGCAGAACTTTGTAAAAAAATCGCCGAGGCAGTGAATATTCCTATCCTTGTCTGGGGAAGCGGAAAAATAGAAAAGGATGCAGAGGTATTGAAAAAGGTCGCTGATGCCACTCAAGGTAAAAATCTGGTTTTAGCCCCTGTTCAGGAAAATAATTATAAAACAATCGGTGCGGTCGCCATTGGTTATAAAAATAAAATCTCTGCCTCTGCTCCGATGGATGTGAATTTATCCAAACAACTCAATATCCTTCTTTCAAATCTTGGTGTTGCGGATGACCAGATTATCATTGACCCTACTGCCGCTTCACTCGGATATGGAATTGAATATGTCTATTCAATTATCGAGCGAGCCAAACAGGCCGCTCTTACCCAAAATGATGTAAAATTGCAAATGCCCATTGTGGTTAATCTTGGCAAAGAGGCATGGAAGGTAAAAGAAGTAAAGATACCCGAATCTTATGAGGCAAAACTGGGCAATATTGGAGATGCCAGAGAAAGAGGTATCCTCTGGGAAGCCATCTCGGCTATGGGTTTGCTAATCGCCGGGGCAGATATTATTATCATTCGGCACCCAGAGACTCTAAAATTAGTTCGCAAGATTACAAATAAATTATTGGGTAAGGAAATAGAAAAAACTGCTCTGGAAAAACCAAAAGAAGAAATTAAACCCACGCCAGAAATACCAAAAGTTGCACTCCCAACAGATGTGTCTGAAGTGATTTTAAAACTTACGCAAGAGATAGAAATCCTAAAGAAACGATTAGACGAACAAAAACCAGCCACGGTTAAGATTATTATTGAAGGTCCGGCAGAGGTCATAATCGAAAAAGTGGGTGAAGAAAAATCAACCGTTCCCTTTGTTGAGATGCCTGTTAAAAAAAAATCAGTCATCTCTCTTAAAGAAGTGATTATCGACGGGGTAGTTGAAAAATTTAGCTATGACTACGAGGCACGAGTTGAAGGGCAAAAGGTCTCCTGCAAATTTGGAACAACAGGTGTTTGTTGTCGGATTTGTGCTATGGGACCCTGCCGAATCTCACCAAAAACCGATAAAGGCTTATGCGGGGCAACTCCTGATACGATTGCGGCAAGAAATCTTATCCGAATGATTGCTGTTGGCTCATCATTATTTACTGATTATACTCGTTCTGCGGTAAAAAGAGTAGAATCAGAAGAGATAAAAACTTTTGCAGAAGAATTTGGCAGACATTCCGGAGAACCAGGATTTCTTAAATCTGTCCCGAAAAAAATATACAATATCTGGCAAAAAATGGATATTCTTCCCCGCGGCATCGACCGTGAAATTGTTGAATTGATGCATCGAACCCATATGGGTGTTGACCAGGATTTTAATAATCTCTTACAGTGTGGTTTGCGAGTTGCTCTCTCCTCTGGTCTGGGAAGTACATTTATCGGCTCACAGGTTAAAGAGGCATTATCCTCGCCAAAACAATTATCCACATTTTCACTTAATTTTATAGAAAAAGATGCCTTCAATATTATTGTGCCTGTGGATTCACTCGAGGCCTTTTATCAAGCCGCTGAAGAAACTGAGATAAAAGCCCTTGCCAGACAATTGGGCATTCCAAAGATAAAAATTATAAATTTAGAAGATGTCATCTCCCAGGAAATGGCAATGATGACGGGCGCAATTGATGTCATTGTGGCTGATGAAACAACACCAATTTCCGCATTACTCATTGCCTCCTGCTACCATACCCGCGCATTTACACTAACTTCAATAGATATTGCCGGCGTAAAGAAGATGGATAATGCCAGTTCTATCTTAAAAAAGGCATTAGCCAACATCCAGAATCGCGGGGCAATGAACATCACGGAAAATGAACTGGAAATTACCTCAAAACTCCCGACTAATACAGACAAAATAAAGGGAATAGCGATTGTTTTAAACTGCAAAGGAGACTATACGGAAACGATTAAAGAGCTTATTGCTAATGATATTCTTGTTTTGCATGCGGGATGTGGAAGTTTGGAATTGGCTAAAAGTGGTTTGTTCAATAAGTCTGCAGTCCAGTTTGCCGGGAAAAATCTTGCCGCCTTTTGTGAGCAAGAGAATATTTCACCGTGCATTTATGTAGGCACCTGTATGGACATATCAAAGGTGATAGTGCCAATGATGTCTTTGCAGAATATTTCGGCAATCATCCCGGAATGGATAGGGGAAAAGGCGATTGCCCAGGCATTTTTTATGCTTGGTTGTGGACTACCAATTATTCTGGGCAAAGACTTCTGGGTAAGTGGGACTAAAGAATTAGTTAATCTCCTTTACAAAGATAACCCACTTGGGACAAGGTTTATTTATAAAGAAGATAACATAGCCCAGGAAACATTAAATCTTATAAAAACATAAGCGTTCAGCAATCAGTCATCAGTTGTCAGCATTTAGCCATCTTTTAGCTAAAAAAGCGAACTGATTACAGGAGAAACGGACATGAGCCAAGGCTCACAAAGGGCAATGAAAATGGGAGAAGGACAACCCCCTAACCCCCTTTATTAAGGGGGAATATCTGTTCTACACCAGAGGATACGAGTCTGTGGATACTATACTAATTCGCTAATCTCTAATTCACTAATTCGCTATTTTCAGGGGAAACGGCCATGCCCCTGCAGGGCACAAATGACGATGAAAAATAATAGCACGCTGATGACGCTGATGAGGCGGATATTCGCGGATATAAGATAGAAAAATGAGAAAAAATCAGCGAAAATCCGTTAAATCCGTGTCATCCGTGTTCTATTCTTACGGCTATTTTCAGGAGAATAGTGGTAGGAAATAGAAGGTGGGAGGTTAAGGAGATAGGCGTGAGGAGTGATGTTTTCTTTACTTTCTACTTTCTACTCTCTACTTCCTTATTTTTCAGGTAAACATTTAAACTAATTGGAGGTAAAAATAGTGGTTGTAACAACAGAAAAAGAAAAAAAAGTAGAAAAAAAGATTGATGAGTTGACCGGAGATAAGGCATCGATGGAAATGCTACAAAAAGCCAGAACGGCTAACATTGAGACCGTCTGGGATAGACACGAGAAGATGAGTCCGAGGTGTAAATTTGGGGAAGGCGGAATATGTTGTCGGGAATGCGGAAAAGGTCCCTGTCGAATTACGTCTAAGGCACCACAGGGTGTTTGTGGTGCAGATGACGGTTTGATTGCCGCAAGAAATCTGGCTAAAATGACCGCAGGTGGCTCTGCCGCTCACTCAGACCACGGTCGTGCTGTTGCTGAAATATTCCTCGCCGCGGCTAAAGGAAAAGCCCCTGGCTACCAGATTAAAAATGAAATAAGACTTCATCAGGTCGCAAAATTATTTGGGATAAACACCGTAGAAAAGACAAATCAGGAAATTGCCATTGAAGTTGGCGAACTTGCCTTATCAGAATTTAGTAAACAAGATGATGAATTAACATTCATTAAACGAGCCCCGGAAAAAAGACAGGAAATCTGGAAAAAACTGGGGATTGTCCCAAGAGGTATAGACCGCGAGGTAGTTCATCTAACGCATCAGATTCATACCGGGGTAAGTGATGATATTGAGGATATTTCTTTAGCCAATTTCAGGTGTGGTCTGGCAGATGGTTGGGGAGGGTCAATGATTGCGACTGAACTTCAAGATGTCCTTTTTGGCGCCCCTGTCCCCGTGAGGTCACGGGTCAACCTGGGTGTGCTTAAAGAAGATGAGGTAAATATCATTGTTCATGGACATGAACCGATATTATCTGAACTGGTCGTTGCCGTTTCTTCAGAGCCAGAAATGATTCAATTAGCAAAAGAGCAGGGAGCAAAAGGTATAAATATTGCAGGAATTTGTTGCACGGCAAATGAAGTCCTTATGCGACACGGCATTCCACTTGCAGGTAATTTCTTACAACAAGAACTGGCAATTATGACTGGCGCGGTGGAGGCGATGATTGTTGATGTCCAATGTATTATGCAATCCCTGACTGCGGTTGCCTCCTGTTTTCATACCAAAATAATTACCACCTCAAAAAAGGCAAAAATTCCAGGTGCAATCCATATCGAGTTTGATGAACACGATGCCATAAATACCGCAAAAGAGATTGTTAAACGGGCTCTCTTGAATTTCAAAAATCGCAAAAAAGATGTCGTTATCCCAAAACAATCTATGGAATTAATTGCCGGCTTTACCCATGAATATGTCAATTATATGCTTGGTGGAAGGTTTCGGGCTTCTTACCGCCCACTTAATGACAATGTTATCAATGGTCGGATAAAAGGTGTGGTTGGAATTGTAGGATGTAATAATCCAAAGGTGAAACATGATGCGGTGCATCTTGAGGTTACCAAAGAACTTATTGCCAATGATATTTTAGTTGTGCAGACAGGCTGTGCGGCGATAACCTGTGCTAAGGAAGGATTATTATTACCAGAGGCCGCGGCGAAATATGCGGGTAAGGGATTAGCTGAGGTCTGTGAGGCAGTTGGTATGCCACCTGTGCTCCATTGTGGTTCCTGTGTGGATAATTCCCGCATCCTTATTGCCTGCACCGAGATGGTTCATGAAGGCGGACTTGGGGATGATATTTCAGAATTACCTGTAGTTGGAATCGCACCAGAATGGATGTCCGAAAAGGCAATCGCCATTGGGCATTATGTTGTTGCCTCTGGAATTTTTACCATATTTGGCGTCACCTATCCTGTCATTGGTAGTGAATCAGCAAAGAAGATGGTTTTTGAAAAGTATGGCGAGCTTGTCGATGGCAAATTCGCTTTAGCCGTTACTCCATCAGAGATTGTCAATCTCACGATTGACCACATCAACAAAAAACGCAAGGCACTTGGAATTGATAAACCCAAAGAAAGAATATTGTATGATATGGAGATGAGACGAGAACTTAAGTTTTAGGAAAGGGGGCTTTGGGGTTAGACCCCACCATCTTTCCATCCATATCGTTTTTGGAGGACAGGTAGAGCTTTCTATATTTTAGAGAGGTATATTTTGTGATTTCCTGTTACTATCAACTCAGGTTATCGGTTATCAGGTTATCGGTAAAGAGCAAGCAGTAGCCTGCTATCTCAAATTACCGATTACTGATTACCGATTACCGATTACTTTAAATAATCACAATTTATACCCCACTGGAGTATAACATTTCGCTCCTATGGAGCTTATCCCTTTTATTGGTTTGGTTTATCTATAAACATAGTGCTCCTAACGGAGCTAAAAGAATTAAAGTTGTAGCGTCGTCCAATAATAGCTACATCCAAACGATTTAAGCAATAGAGGGTAGGTCTCCCCAATGCTCCTGATTTCTTATTGACAAAGATAGCAATTTATGATACACTTTTTTAATGCAAACAACAGAAAGAAAGGGGTGAATTTAATGGAAACGATCGAATATAGAGGTGAGGTTCTTTCTGATGGACATCTTTCCTGTCCCCAGAAAGTGAAGAAACACCTGCATTTGTTCAACGGTTCGAGAGTAAAGGTAGTCATATCACTATTAAAACAAGAAAAAGTCACTCAAGCAAATAATGATTTGGAGATACTTAATCAAAACTCAGAATATCTCAATCAGGAAGCAGAAGATGTTCTTAGTTATCAGGTAATGCTATGAAGAGAGGGTATCTTTATCGAGTTTATAAAGGATCGCCTACTGATCCTAAGAGATTTCGAGTATTTGTAGTTGTAAGTCGTCAAATCCTTATTGATTCTAAATTCTCTGCCGTAATTTGTGCTCCTGTTTATAGCAGATATGATGGGCTATCTACTCAAGTAAAAATAGGCATTAAGGAAGGATTAAAGCATGAAAGTAGCATTCACTGTGACGAACTTATAAGCATACCAAAAATATCCCTTATCAATTTTATTGGTTCTTTATCCCATAGTAAAATGTTTGAATTGAACGAAGCATTAAAGGTAGCTCTTGAACTTCCAGACTCCAGGAAGGAATAGGAAACGATAAATGAAATGAGAAGGTTATTGAATAATGTTCACCCCAGGGGGGTATGTGTTTAGCGTGCTTTGTCATTCCCGCCCCGAATGTGTCATTCCTGCGAAAGCAGGAATCCATCTGAAAGAATAGTAACCGTTCAGGTGGTAATTCACCGCAGAGACGCAGAGGAACAGAGAAGACATGGAAATAAATCAGATAACAGAAAAGATTATTGATGCAATCATTGTCCTACATAGGACATCAAAGCCAAATTTGTTAATCAATTATGATATGTCGGTCCTCAAAAGCTTGCACTGATGAAAATCCGTGATGGAATTCTGCCTCTGGTAAATAGTTTTTAATTTTTTCTCTGCGTCTCTGTGTCTGTGCGGTGAACGGTTACAAAGAATATTGAATATCGAATGTTGAATATTGGTAAGCGTTCAGCCGTGTCCATCAGAGGGGACAATATCAACTCAAAACTCAAATGTCAAAACTCAAAACCTCATCTCAAAACCTTAAAACTAATAGATTCATTGAGATTTATTGCGACTGATGGAGAAGTTTTTAGTTGTAGTTTTGAGCTTTGTTTCATTTAATGTCCCATAGGGACAATATATTGGTAGAAATAAATATCATACAAATAATGTCCCATAGGGACAATATATTGGTAGAATTTTTCCTGATTGATTTGTCTATCTATTCCTACCGATATTATGTTCCTAACGGAACGATTATTCTCATGCCTTATTTATGGGTATTATCCTGTGTAGACTTCCAGTTAATAACCGCTATAAGTTGTAGTTTTGAGCTTTGCGTTTTGAGATTTGAGTTAGAGGAATATATTTTTATCTATACCTGAACGGTTACAAAACAAGTTATTTACCTAAAGAAGAATTAAGGTAACTATTCACCACGAAGGGCACGGAGAGCACGAAGTGAAATTTGATGAATTATCGAATAGAGTCATTGGATGCGCTATAGCGGTGCATCGAACTCTTGGGCCAGGTTTGCTTGACACCGTGAAGAGTGATAATTCACAATTGACAATTCACCATTCACCATTATTAAGGAAATTTAGGGAAGAAATTGTGAATTGTGAATTGTGAATGGTGAATAGTTACCAATTCTTTTATAAAATAGGGCTTTACGAAATTAAAAGTAAGTAATCGGTTAACTGAATTGGTAACTAATTACCAAATCAAAGGAGGAAATTAGAAATGCAAATATTAATCTTTTTATTTATCTTTTTTATCCAGAGTGTAGTTTGGGCTAAAACAATCAATCCACCCATAGATATAAAGGTTACTCAAGACACAGGGAAACATTCATTTAATATCACCTGGAAATCACCAGCCGGTGAGGAAATAGTGGCTTATTTCTATAAACTCGACCAGCAACCTAATACTAACTGGACAACAAATCCCTACATTAAGAATTTAAGGGTAAGTGGAAGTGGGGGACACAGGCTTTATTTGGCGGCGAGTGACCGTGAAGGAAATGTTTCACCATATCAGGTGGTAGAATTTTCTTACGATGCCAGAGCCCCAAAAGGTGGCGAGATTTCAATGACCTTACCTACCTCATATCAAACCGGTGGCTCCCCGGGAATTATTGCGGCTGGAGATGTTAATGGCGATGGATTAAATGATGTTGTATCGGCTAATTATTATGATAATAACATCAGTGTTTTTATTCAACTACCCGATGGAAAATTAGCCACACAAACTACCTATCCCGTTAATCAAGGTCCTTTTGGGGTAGGCATAGGGGATATGAATGCTGATGGGTTAAATGATGTAGTGGTTGGTTGTGCGGCGGCTGATGTTATTCATATCTTTACTCAAAATAAAGGTGGCACACTCACTCAAGCAATGGTATTCCGCACTGAACGAGGCCCTTATGGATTAGCCGTAGGTGATGTTAATGGCGATGGAAGAAATGATATTGTTGTCCCTAATTCAGGGGCAATTTCTATTAGTATTTTTACCTGGTTACCAGAGGTTAAGGAAAGTTATGATTATCTACTTGGTTCTTTTAAAAAATGTGAGAGTCTAACAATGCAACGACAGGGAAATGAAATATTTAGCCATATTGTTTATGCCTCAGGTCCAATTTCATACTGGTTAGCCATTGGAGATATAAATGGGGATGGAAGAGAAGATATTGCGACGGTCAATTATGGAAACAACACCGTGAATGCATATTTTCAACAACCAGATAAGTCTCTTCTGCCAATGGGGGCACTTCAAACTGCGGGTGGAAATCCATCTACGGTTGCTATCGGAGACCTGACGGGTGATGGAATAAATGAAATTGCCGCCTCTGGAGGCCCTGTCTCCATTTTTGGACGAAAGGATGAGACTTCATTTGGACTAATTGGCACGGCGACAAGTAAAGACGGTCGGGCTGGCGGGGTAAAAATAGGTGATATTAATAATGACGGGCGAGCTGACTTGGTAACCACACACGGAGAAACCTTCACTATTTATCTTCAGGATAATAAAGGACATCTCCTTCCTCCCTTATATTTTCCTACCGGTAAAGCACCTGGAGGATTAGCCATTGCTGATGTAAATAACGATGGGTTAAATGATGTTATTACTGGAAATATCAGTGATAACAACATTAGTGTTTTACATCCGATATGGAATAAATAATGTAACCGTTCAGGCTATATATCAAAAGTGTAAGAAAGGGGATAAGGAGATAAGAGTGATATGGAGATAAGATAATAGAAATAGATTGAAATTTATAGAAATAGGTAGAAATTGATTGTGGAAAACAACAAATTTCCATAAATTTCTATTAGTTTCTACTAATTTCAATTTTTTTAATAATATCTCCCTATCTCCTTAATCTCCACATCTCCTTTTGTTACACCACCTGAACGCTTACTAAATAATGTTGTCTCA
It contains:
- a CDS encoding acetyl-CoA decarbonylase/synthase complex subunit delta is translated as MIELPKEKYTGKIGEVVIGKDLKVGGENTFPFYTFEGDLPNEPRIALEVYDIEPRDWPQACLEPFKEVVSDPVAWAKKCVEYGADMICVQLIGTDPTAENKSAEEAAELCKKIAEAVNIPILVWGSGKIEKDAEVLKKVADATQGKNLVLAPVQENNYKTIGAVAIGYKNKISASAPMDVNLSKQLNILLSNLGVADDQIIIDPTAASLGYGIEYVYSIIERAKQAALTQNDVKLQMPIVVNLGKEAWKVKEVKIPESYEAKLGNIGDARERGILWEAISAMGLLIAGADIIIIRHPETLKLVRKITNKLLGKEIEKTALEKPKEEIKPTPEIPKVALPTDVSEVILKLTQEIEILKKRLDEQKPATVKIIIEGPAEVIIEKVGEEKSTVPFVEMPVKKKSVISLKEVIIDGVVEKFSYDYEARVEGQKVSCKFGTTGVCCRICAMGPCRISPKTDKGLCGATPDTIAARNLIRMIAVGSSLFTDYTRSAVKRVESEEIKTFAEEFGRHSGEPGFLKSVPKKIYNIWQKMDILPRGIDREIVELMHRTHMGVDQDFNNLLQCGLRVALSSGLGSTFIGSQVKEALSSPKQLSTFSLNFIEKDAFNIIVPVDSLEAFYQAAEETEIKALARQLGIPKIKIINLEDVISQEMAMMTGAIDVIVADETTPISALLIASCYHTRAFTLTSIDIAGVKKMDNASSILKKALANIQNRGAMNITENELEITSKLPTNTDKIKGIAIVLNCKGDYTETIKELIANDILVLHAGCGSLELAKSGLFNKSAVQFAGKNLAAFCEQENISPCIYVGTCMDISKVIVPMMSLQNISAIIPEWIGEKAIAQAFFMLGCGLPIILGKDFWVSGTKELVNLLYKDNPLGTRFIYKEDNIAQETLNLIKT
- the cooS gene encoding anaerobic carbon-monoxide dehydrogenase catalytic subunit, translating into MVVTTEKEKKVEKKIDELTGDKASMEMLQKARTANIETVWDRHEKMSPRCKFGEGGICCRECGKGPCRITSKAPQGVCGADDGLIAARNLAKMTAGGSAAHSDHGRAVAEIFLAAAKGKAPGYQIKNEIRLHQVAKLFGINTVEKTNQEIAIEVGELALSEFSKQDDELTFIKRAPEKRQEIWKKLGIVPRGIDREVVHLTHQIHTGVSDDIEDISLANFRCGLADGWGGSMIATELQDVLFGAPVPVRSRVNLGVLKEDEVNIIVHGHEPILSELVVAVSSEPEMIQLAKEQGAKGINIAGICCTANEVLMRHGIPLAGNFLQQELAIMTGAVEAMIVDVQCIMQSLTAVASCFHTKIITTSKKAKIPGAIHIEFDEHDAINTAKEIVKRALLNFKNRKKDVVIPKQSMELIAGFTHEYVNYMLGGRFRASYRPLNDNVINGRIKGVVGIVGCNNPKVKHDAVHLEVTKELIANDILVVQTGCAAITCAKEGLLLPEAAAKYAGKGLAEVCEAVGMPPVLHCGSCVDNSRILIACTEMVHEGGLGDDISELPVVGIAPEWMSEKAIAIGHYVVASGIFTIFGVTYPVIGSESAKKMVFEKYGELVDGKFALAVTPSEIVNLTIDHINKKRKALGIDKPKERILYDMEMRRELKF
- a CDS encoding type II toxin-antitoxin system PemK/MazF family toxin gives rise to the protein MKRGYLYRVYKGSPTDPKRFRVFVVVSRQILIDSKFSAVICAPVYSRYDGLSTQVKIGIKEGLKHESSIHCDELISIPKISLINFIGSLSHSKMFELNEALKVALELPDSRKE
- a CDS encoding FG-GAP-like repeat-containing protein is translated as MQILIFLFIFFIQSVVWAKTINPPIDIKVTQDTGKHSFNITWKSPAGEEIVAYFYKLDQQPNTNWTTNPYIKNLRVSGSGGHRLYLAASDREGNVSPYQVVEFSYDARAPKGGEISMTLPTSYQTGGSPGIIAAGDVNGDGLNDVVSANYYDNNISVFIQLPDGKLATQTTYPVNQGPFGVGIGDMNADGLNDVVVGCAAADVIHIFTQNKGGTLTQAMVFRTERGPYGLAVGDVNGDGRNDIVVPNSGAISISIFTWLPEVKESYDYLLGSFKKCESLTMQRQGNEIFSHIVYASGPISYWLAIGDINGDGREDIATVNYGNNTVNAYFQQPDKSLLPMGALQTAGGNPSTVAIGDLTGDGINEIAASGGPVSIFGRKDETSFGLIGTATSKDGRAGGVKIGDINNDGRADLVTTHGETFTIYLQDNKGHLLPPLYFPTGKAPGGLAIADVNNDGLNDVITGNISDNNISVLHPIWNK